Proteins from a single region of Pangasianodon hypophthalmus isolate fPanHyp1 chromosome 7, fPanHyp1.pri, whole genome shotgun sequence:
- the LOC128318626 gene encoding cytochrome P450 2F2-like isoform X1: MLGSWILVAFCVCLFFLFIRIRRPKNFPPGPRPVPIFGNLFHINIKNPLKDFEKLAEQYGNIYSLYIGTKPVVVLNGLKAIREALVTKSADFSGRPHGLVKDVTEGKGVIMADYGLQWKEHRRFALMTLRNFGLGKQSMENRILGEIEHLIAKLEKNAGSSMYPQTLFHDAASNIIYLVLFGTRFDYGDETLKIYIRLFTENVKLANGPWAMIYDALPVMRSLPLPFKKAFDNYNTVKTMTANMIKKHKTTRVPGKPRDFVDCYLDELDKRDNESTFSEDQLVAYIMNLHVAGTDTTSNTLLTAILYLMAHPDIQKRCQQEIDEVMESKSQISFEDRHNMPYTQAMIHECQRIANTVPLSVFHCTTRDTELMNYTIPKGTMIIPNLSSVLSEEGQWKFPHDFNPSNFLNDQGQFEKPDAFMPFSSGPRICLGEGLARMELFLFLVTLLHRFQFIWPEDAGEPDFSPVFGLTLTPKPYRMLVRRRQPAREM, from the exons ATGCTGGGTTCCTGGATTCTGGTTGCTTTTTGTGTCtgccttttcttcctcttcatcagGATCCGGAGGCCCAAGAACTTCCCTCCTGGACCACGACCCGTCCCTATATTTGGGAACTTGTTTCATATTAACATCAAAAATCCTCTGAAAGACTTTGAGAAG TTGGCTGAGCAATATGGAAACATTTACAGCCTGTACATTGGGACAAAACCAGTTGTTGTTCTTAATGGTTTAAAAGCCATAAGAGAAGCTCTGGTGACCAaatctgcagatttttcaggacGGCCACATGGCCTGGTTAAGGATGTAACTGAAGGAAAAG GAGTCATAATGGCTGATTATGGTCTTCAATGGAAAGAGCATCGGCGCTTTGCTCTCATGACCTTAAGGAACTTTGGCTTGGGGAAACAGTCTATGGAGAACAGGATTCTGGGAGAAATTGAACATCTCATTGCAAAATTGGAGAAGAATGCTG GAAGCTCCATGTATCCTCAGACTTTGTTCCATGATGCGGCATCAAATATCATCTACCTGGTTTTGTTTGGCACTCGCTTTGACTATGGCGATGaaacccttaaaatatacattcggctgtttactgaaaatgtaaagctCGCTAATGGACCTTGGGCAATG ATCTATGATGCACTTCCTGTGATGAGGTCTTTGCCCCTTCCCTTTAAAAAAGCTTTTGATAATTACAACACAGTTAAAACCATGACAGCAAACATGATCAAGAAGCACAAGACAACAAGAGTCCCAGGAAAACCAAGAGACTTTGTCGACTGCTATCTGGATGAGCTTGATAAG aGAGACAATGAATCCACTTTCAGTGAAGACCAACTGGTGGCGTATATTATGAATCTGCATGTAGCTGGAACTGACACCACATCCAACACACTCCTTACAGCAATTCTCTACCTCATGGCTCATCCGGACATCCAGA AGAGATGCCAGCAGGAGATTGATGAGGTTATGGAGAGTAAATCTCAGATATCTTTCGAGGACAGACACAACATGCCGTACACACAGGCAATGATTCACGAGTGTCAGCGCATCGCCAACACCgtccctctgagtgtgttccACTGTACCACAAGAGATACTGAACTGATGAACTACACCATCCCAAAG GGAACTATGATCATCCCCAACCTGTCCTCAGTGTTGAGCGAAGAAGGCCAGTGGAAGTTTCCTCATGATTTTAACCCATCAAACTTCCTAAATGATCAGGGACAGTTTGAGAAGCCTGACGCCTTCATGCCCTTTTCTTCTG GGCCTCGTATATGTCTTGGTGAAGGTCTGGCTCGCATGGAGCTCTTCCTCTTCTTGGTTACTCTGCTGCACCGCTTTCAGTTCATTTGGCCTGAAGATGCAGGAGAACCAGATTTCAGTCCTGTGTTTGGCCTAACACTTACACCCAAACCATACAGGATGCTAGTCAGGCGGAGACAGCCAGCTAGAGAAATGTAG
- the LOC128318626 gene encoding cytochrome P450 2D3-like isoform X2 has product MADYGLQWKEHRRFALMTLRNFGLGKQSMENRILGEIEHLIAKLEKNAGSSMYPQTLFHDAASNIIYLVLFGTRFDYGDETLKIYIRLFTENVKLANGPWAMIYDALPVMRSLPLPFKKAFDNYNTVKTMTANMIKKHKTTRVPGKPRDFVDCYLDELDKRDNESTFSEDQLVAYIMNLHVAGTDTTSNTLLTAILYLMAHPDIQKRCQQEIDEVMESKSQISFEDRHNMPYTQAMIHECQRIANTVPLSVFHCTTRDTELMNYTIPKGTMIIPNLSSVLSEEGQWKFPHDFNPSNFLNDQGQFEKPDAFMPFSSGPRICLGEGLARMELFLFLVTLLHRFQFIWPEDAGEPDFSPVFGLTLTPKPYRMLVRRRQPAREM; this is encoded by the exons ATGGCTGATTATGGTCTTCAATGGAAAGAGCATCGGCGCTTTGCTCTCATGACCTTAAGGAACTTTGGCTTGGGGAAACAGTCTATGGAGAACAGGATTCTGGGAGAAATTGAACATCTCATTGCAAAATTGGAGAAGAATGCTG GAAGCTCCATGTATCCTCAGACTTTGTTCCATGATGCGGCATCAAATATCATCTACCTGGTTTTGTTTGGCACTCGCTTTGACTATGGCGATGaaacccttaaaatatacattcggctgtttactgaaaatgtaaagctCGCTAATGGACCTTGGGCAATG ATCTATGATGCACTTCCTGTGATGAGGTCTTTGCCCCTTCCCTTTAAAAAAGCTTTTGATAATTACAACACAGTTAAAACCATGACAGCAAACATGATCAAGAAGCACAAGACAACAAGAGTCCCAGGAAAACCAAGAGACTTTGTCGACTGCTATCTGGATGAGCTTGATAAG aGAGACAATGAATCCACTTTCAGTGAAGACCAACTGGTGGCGTATATTATGAATCTGCATGTAGCTGGAACTGACACCACATCCAACACACTCCTTACAGCAATTCTCTACCTCATGGCTCATCCGGACATCCAGA AGAGATGCCAGCAGGAGATTGATGAGGTTATGGAGAGTAAATCTCAGATATCTTTCGAGGACAGACACAACATGCCGTACACACAGGCAATGATTCACGAGTGTCAGCGCATCGCCAACACCgtccctctgagtgtgttccACTGTACCACAAGAGATACTGAACTGATGAACTACACCATCCCAAAG GGAACTATGATCATCCCCAACCTGTCCTCAGTGTTGAGCGAAGAAGGCCAGTGGAAGTTTCCTCATGATTTTAACCCATCAAACTTCCTAAATGATCAGGGACAGTTTGAGAAGCCTGACGCCTTCATGCCCTTTTCTTCTG GGCCTCGTATATGTCTTGGTGAAGGTCTGGCTCGCATGGAGCTCTTCCTCTTCTTGGTTACTCTGCTGCACCGCTTTCAGTTCATTTGGCCTGAAGATGCAGGAGAACCAGATTTCAGTCCTGTGTTTGGCCTAACACTTACACCCAAACCATACAGGATGCTAGTCAGGCGGAGACAGCCAGCTAGAGAAATGTAG
- the LOC113531564 gene encoding cytochrome P450 2D3-like, protein MLGSWILVAFCVCLFFLFIRIQRPKNFPPGPRPVPIFGNLFHINIKNPLKDFEKLAEQYGNIYSLYIGTKPVVVLNGLKAIREALVTKSADFSGRPDGLVKDVTEGKGVITADYGLQWKEHRRFALMTLRNFGLGKQSMENRILGEIEHLIAKLEKNAGSSMYPQTLFHDAASNIIYLVLFGTRFDYGDETLKIYIRLFTENVKLANGPWAMIYDALPVVRSLPLPFKKGFDNNNTLKAMTANMIKKHKTTRVPGKPRDFVDCYLDELDKRDNESTFSEDQLVMYIINLHVAGTDTTSNTLLTAILYLMAHPDIQKRCQQEIDEVMESKSQISFEDRHNMPYTQAMIHECQRIANTVPLSVFHCTTRDTELMNYTIPKGTMIIPNLSSVLSEEGQWKFPHDFNPSNFLNDQGQFEKPDAFMPFSSGPRICLGEGLARMELFLFLVTLLHRFQFIWPEDAGQPDFSPVFGLTLTPKPYRMLVRQRQPAREM, encoded by the exons ATGCTGGGTTCCTGGATTCTGGTTGCTTTTTGTGTCtgccttttcttcctcttcatcagGATCCAGAGGCCCAAGAACTTCCCTCCTGGACCACGACCCGTCCCTATATTTGGGAACTTGTTTCATATTAACATCAAAAATCCTCTGAAAGACTTTGAGAAG TTGGCTGAGCAATATGGAAACATTTACAGCCTGTACATTGGGACAAAACCAGTTGTTGTTCTTAATGGTTTAAAAGCCATAAGAGAAGCTCTGGTGACCAaatctgcagatttttcaggacGGCCAGACGGCCTGGTTAAGGATGTAACTGAAGGAAAAG GAGTCATAACGGCTGATTATGGTCTTCAATGGAAAGAGCATCGGCGCTTTGCTCTCATGACCTTAAGGAACTTTGGCTTGGGGAAACAGTCTATGGAGAACAGGATTCTGGGAGAAATTGAACATCTCATTGCAAAATTGGAGAAGAATGCTG GAAGCTCCATGTATCCTCAGACTTTGTTCCATGATGCGGCATCAAATATCATCTACCTTGTTTTGTTTGGCACTCGCTTTGACTATGGCGATGaaacccttaaaatatacattcggctgtttactgaaaatgtaaagctCGCTAATGGACCTTGGGCAATG ATCTATGATGCACTTCCTGTGGTGAGGTCTTTGCCCCTTCCCTTTAAAAAAGGCTTTGATAATAACAACACACTTAAAGCCATGACAGCAAACATGATCAAGAAGCACAAGACAACAAGAGTCCCAGGAAAACCAAGAGACTTTGTCGACTGCTATCTGGATGAGCTTGATAAG AGAGACAATGAATCCACTTTCAGTGAAGACCAACTGGTGATGTATATTATTAATCTGCATGTAGCTGGAACTGACACCACATCCAACACACTCCTTACAGCAATTCTCTACCTCATGGCTCATCCGGACATCCAGA AGAGATGCCAGCAGGAGATTGATGAGGTTATGGAGAGTAAATCTCAGATATCTTTCGAGGACAGACACAACATGCCGTACACACAGGCAATGATTCACGAGTGTCAGCGCATCGCCAACACCgtccctctgagtgtgttccACTGTACCACAAGAGATACTGAACTGATGAACTACACCATCCCAAAG GGAACTATGATCATCCCCAACCTGTCCTCAGTGTTGAGCGAAGAAGGCCAGTGGAAGTTTCCTCATGATTTTAACCCATCAAACTTCCTAAATGATCAGGGACAGTTTGAGAAGCCTGACGCCTTCATGCCCTTTTCTTCTG GGCCTCGTATATGTCTTGGTGAAGGTCTGGCTCGCATGGAGCTCTTCCTCTTCTTGGTTACTCTGCTGCACCGCTTTCAGTTCATTTGGCctgaagatgcaggacaacCAGATTTCAGTCCTGTGTTTGGCCTAACACTTACACCCAAACCATACAGGATGCTAGTCAGGCAGAGACAGCCAGCTAGAGAAATGTAG